The nucleotide sequence TTTGGCAAATAATTATGTTGAGGGTCTTATGGAAATTGCACGGCACTATAAAAATGAAAAATGGGCAGAAGATATGCTCTTTGTTATTAATAAGTGTTATTTTGACGGCGTAGAATCATTATAAGCTGTAATTATAGCAGATAGAAGCGAATTTATTTTAGGAGCGCTCAACCGCTCCTCATTTTATCTATCAATATTGAATAAATATTCAATATTGTTTGGTTTTAAAGATAAATGAATATACATGCGCATTATAGATGTAGAGAGGAGTAGGTATGACTGAAAAGGAATTGAAAAAACAGGTAACGGGTAAAACCTTTTTGTCCAATGTGCTGCTTGCGCTTAAAATAGTGTTTGACTTAATACCGCAGGTTTTATTGGTACTGGTGATAAGCAGCCTATTTTCGGGAAAAACAGAAAGAGAATATTTTAAAATGATTGCCGGAGGTATTTTCATCTCGTTTATGCTCAAGGCGTGTTTTAATTATCTTGCCGTAAAGACAGCTCATGACAGGGCTTTTAGTACATTGACGGAATTACGGCTTGCAATAATTGAACACCTCAAAAAATTGAATTTAGGATTTTTTAAAAAGCATACTACCGGTGAGCTTACAAGCATTGTTGAACACGATGTAGAGCAGGTTGAAATATATCTGGCGCACGGTCTTCCGGAAATTATGGCGGCAACTCTGCTTCCTGTTCTGGTTTTTATTGCAATGCTTTTTATAGATTACCGGCTCGCATTAATAATGATTACAGGGGTACCGCTCATGTTCCTTGTACAACAATTATCTGCAAAGACCATGCAAAAAAGATTTCAAATATATTTTGAACGAGAAATGCAGATGAGGGAAGACATGATGGAATATGTAAAAAACATTGCCGTCATAAAGGCCTTTGCAAAAGAAGAGCGTTTTAGCGGTAGGACTTTGGATTCCGCACGCTCTTATGTGCAAGATGTAAAAAAGAGTATGGGCGCCGTTACGGGCCCGATGGTGCTTATCGATATTTTTATGGAAGCCGGAGCGGTATCGGTTATGATGTTAGGAAGTATACTGCTCTTACATAACAATATTTCTACCGCTCAGTTTATACTGTCCGTTATTTTATCTTCGGTATTTGTGTCGGCAATAAGTAAAACCGCAACGCTCCATCACTTTTCCATAGTGTTTACTGAAAAGCTTAAAAGTATAGCGGTGATTCTCTGTGCGCCTCTTGCAAAAGAAAAGATCAGCGAAAAGCTAAAAACAGGAGATATAAAATGTAAGAATGTACATTTTAAATATGAAAAAGACGGCTTTGCGTTAAAAGATATTACTGTACAATGTAAAGAAAACAGTTTAAATGCACTTGTCGGGCCGAGCGGTTGCGGTAAAAGCACGCTTGCGAATCTTATCATGGGTTTTTGGGATGTTGATTCAGGTGTGCTCACAATTTCGGGTAAAGATATTTCACGCTATGATACGAACAGCATTTCCGCTCTTATCGGAAGTGTTCAGCAGGAAGTAATTCTTTTTAATATGAGCATCTTTGAAAATATCGCGATCGGTAAGGCAGGTGCTTCCGAATCGGAAGTGATAGAAGCCGCTCAAAAAGCACGATGTCATGATTTTATTTCCGCCCTGCCTCACGGCTACAACACAAGGGTCGGAGAGATGGGGGTAAAACTTTCGGGAGGAGAAAAGCAAAGAATATCCATTGCCCGGATGATTCTTAAAAATGCTCCAATTCTTATTTTAGATGAAGCGATGGCGGCGGTTGATAGCGAAAACGAAAAACTCATAAACGAGGCGATCGAAGAATTAAGAAAAAATAAAACGGTTATCACGATTGCGCATCACCTGAACACCGTACAAAACGCGGATAAAATAATCGTTATGGATAAAGGCCGCATACTGGATTCCGGCACACACGAAGAATTGATTTCGCGATGCACCTTTTATAAAGAAATGGTCGAAGCCCAAAACAAAGTAGACAACTGGCGGGTGTGGTAAAGGAGTTTTTATGTATAAAGAATTATTTGCATTTTTGAGTAAGCGGGGAAAAATCGATGTATGTATTTCTTCCCTGTTTTTTACCTTGTACGGGTTGAGTTCCGTGGGGATGTTACTTACGGTGTTTTCGATTTTGTTTAAGATTGCTGCCGGGACTGATGTGCAGGGACTCTACGGGGCTTTTGCAACGCTGATAGGTTTGGTCGTTTTTAAGGGACTTTGCAATATGATTGCCGACTTAAAAAAACACGGAGCCGGCTTTGATGTAGTGCAGCAAATACGGGAGCGGATGATTGTAAAATTAAAGCTGTTTAGTTTGGGATTTTATACGAATGAACGGCTGGGAGAATTAAATACGATTCTTCATAAAGATGTGGACAATATGTCTATGGTGGTCGGTCATATGTGGCCGCGGATGTTCGGTGATTTTCTCATCGCTCTTGCGGTATTTATAGGTCTTTGCTTTATCAACCTTAGTGCAGCCCTTGTGATGGCCGCGTCGATTCCGCTTTCACTTGCCTACCTTTTTTACACAATTAAGGGAGCACAAAAAACGGAACATAACAATAATTCCGCCCTTGCCGATATGGTGAGTTTATTTGTTGAATATGTACGCGGTATTCCGGTGCTCAAAAGTTTTTCGCATAATAAAAGTTTGGATAATGAACTTTTTGAAAAGACAAAAAAATTCGGAGAAACAAGTAAGGCTGCTTCCCGGTTTAAGGCAAGACAGCTTTCGCTCTTTTCGTTTTTAATCGATGCAGGGTATTTTATTCTTTTCATTTATTCCGGTCTTGCTGCGTTATGTGGAAGTATGGATGTGCTCAGCTTTATGATTATCGCAGTCATTTCAAAAGAATTTTATAAACCTTTTGCAGCGATGGAAACACACTATATGTATTATGTGTCTGCCGTAGATAGCTATCACCGCTTGGGAAAAATTCTTCATGCCAAGGTAATAGCCGATAAAACGGACGGAGTTACTCCTGCACAAAACGATATTGTTTTTAAAGATGTAGAGTTTTCTTATGAAGAAGATGAATTCAAAATGAATGGAATAACTTTTTCCGTTCCGGAAAAAACGATGACAGCGCTTGTAGGAGAATCGGGAAGCGGTAAGACGACGGTTACGAATTTGCTGTTGCGGTTTTACGATGTGCAAGGCGGAAGTATTACACTCGGCGGTACCGATATTCGGGATATTCCCTACGATGAACTTTTGGATCGTATCAGTATTGTTATGCAAAATGTGCAGCTTTTCGATAACACCATCGAGGAAAATATCCGAGTAGGAAAAAAAGGAGCAACAAAAGAAGAAATCATCGAGGCCGCAAAAAAGGCAAAGATTCACGATTTTATTATGAGCTTGCCGAAAAGCTATGAAACGGATATTGGAGAAAACGGAGGACTCTTATCCGGCGGACAAAGACAGCGGATTTCCATTGCACGCGCCTTTTTAAAAGATGCTCCGATTTTAATCCTCGACGAGATGACCAGTAATGTCGATCCCGTAAATGAGTCTTTAATACAGGATGCCATTACAGAACTTGCAAAAAACAGAACGGTCATAGTGATCGCTCATCATTTAAGGACTATTCAAAAGGCAGATCAAATCCTTGTGTTTCAAAAAGGCAATCTTATCGAAAAAGGAAAACACGATGAACTTTTGGAAAAGGACGCTTACTATGCGCGGCTTTGGAAAGCACAATACGGGAGCGGAATGTGCTCTCGCTAAAAGATATTTCGTATAAAACAAGGACAGGTCTTCTCATTCTCGACAATATAAACCTCGAAATAAAAAAAGGAGAATTTGTTGTCATTACCGGAAAAAGCGGAAGCGGGAAGAGCACACTCGGCTCTGTTATCAACGGCCTTATCTCGCATTTCTATGACGGAGTTTTAACGGGAGAGGCTTGTCTAAACGGAAAAGATATACGCACTATGGAGCTTTCACAAATAGGCTGCATGGTAGGCTGTGTATTCCAAGACCCGCGAAGTCAGTTTTTTATGACCGATCCTTTTAGTGAAGCGGCATTCGGCTGCAGCAATATGCTTTTGAACAGGGAAGAAATACTGAAAAGGGTAGACAACAGTTTGAAACTGCTTGGAATAAATCATCTAAAAGAGAAGAGTATCTTTAAACTTTCAAGCGGTGAAAAACAAAAACTGGCTATCGCGTCATGCTATGCGATGTCGCCTGACATTTTTTTGTTCGATGAGCCTACAGCTAATCTGGATATTCATTCCATCTTTGATTTGGAAAACATATTACGGAGCTTAAAAGAAGAAGGGAAAACTATTATCGTTTTGGAGCATCGATTATTTTATCTTTCGGCCTTATGCAGCCGTATGCTCGTTATGGATAAGGGAAGAATTACGGGAGAATTCTCAAAAGACGAATTTTTTGAGCTGCAAAAAAACAATAAAAATATTCGACCCATATATTTGGAAAATCTCGATACGGTTCATTCTAAAAGTATTGTCGATAAAACTACCCCATTGTTTGAAATAAAAAACATTTCATATTCACATTCAAAACAGGAAAAAACGGATGTGCTTAAAGACATATCGATAAGAGCTTATGAAAAAGAAGTTATCGGCATTATCGGTGAAAACGGAGCGGGTAAAACAACTCTCGCTAAATTGTGTATAGGTTTATTAAAAGAAAAAAGCGGAAGCGTTTTAATTAAAGGAGAAAAGCGGAGCTATAAGAAAAGGGCGGGAAGTATGTATTTTGTCATGCAGGACTCCGACTTTCAACTTTTCGGTAATACCGTAGAGGATGAATTGGATATAGGAAAAAAAGGCGGCGGTTTGAGCGGTACGGAAAAAGAAACCGTTTTATCGGATTTTGAAATTCTTGATTTAAAAGAACGGCATCCGCTTGCCCTCTCAAGAGGTCAAAAACAAAGGCTCACCATTGCAGCGGCTTTTTGCAATAACTGTAAGATACTTTTTTTGGATGAACCGACAAGCGGTTTGGATAAACATTCTATGGATTTGGTTTCTAAAAGTATTCTCACTGCGGCAAATGCAGGTAGGCTTATATTTGTAATATCGCACGATTATGAATTTTTACTGTCTGTCTGCAACAGAATTATTTATTTAAAAAGCGGAATGGTTTACGCTGATTTCAATTTAAATAATGATACCAAGAAAATGCTCTGGGAGCTTTTAAGTAAAAAAGAGGAAATGTGAAGTGAATACAAAAAGAAAAGCGGATACGAGAACGGTACTCGGCATTGTATTTATTTTTATCTCGTTCGGTCTTGCCGTCAATAAGCCTCTCCCCTCACATGTTTTACTTATTATTTGTAATTTCTATTTATGGGATGTACGCTCTTATCGTGAATCCGCTTTATATAGCGGAATGTATAGTATCATTGCCGTGTCGATGTTTTATATTCATTATAT is from Treponema denticola and encodes:
- a CDS encoding ABC transporter ATP-binding protein, with translation MTEKELKKQVTGKTFLSNVLLALKIVFDLIPQVLLVLVISSLFSGKTEREYFKMIAGGIFISFMLKACFNYLAVKTAHDRAFSTLTELRLAIIEHLKKLNLGFFKKHTTGELTSIVEHDVEQVEIYLAHGLPEIMAATLLPVLVFIAMLFIDYRLALIMITGVPLMFLVQQLSAKTMQKRFQIYFEREMQMREDMMEYVKNIAVIKAFAKEERFSGRTLDSARSYVQDVKKSMGAVTGPMVLIDIFMEAGAVSVMMLGSILLLHNNISTAQFILSVILSSVFVSAISKTATLHHFSIVFTEKLKSIAVILCAPLAKEKISEKLKTGDIKCKNVHFKYEKDGFALKDITVQCKENSLNALVGPSGCGKSTLANLIMGFWDVDSGVLTISGKDISRYDTNSISALIGSVQQEVILFNMSIFENIAIGKAGASESEVIEAAQKARCHDFISALPHGYNTRVGEMGVKLSGGEKQRISIARMILKNAPILILDEAMAAVDSENEKLINEAIEELRKNKTVITIAHHLNTVQNADKIIVMDKGRILDSGTHEELISRCTFYKEMVEAQNKVDNWRVW
- a CDS encoding ABC transporter ATP-binding protein, translating into MLSLKDISYKTRTGLLILDNINLEIKKGEFVVITGKSGSGKSTLGSVINGLISHFYDGVLTGEACLNGKDIRTMELSQIGCMVGCVFQDPRSQFFMTDPFSEAAFGCSNMLLNREEILKRVDNSLKLLGINHLKEKSIFKLSSGEKQKLAIASCYAMSPDIFLFDEPTANLDIHSIFDLENILRSLKEEGKTIIVLEHRLFYLSALCSRMLVMDKGRITGEFSKDEFFELQKNNKNIRPIYLENLDTVHSKSIVDKTTPLFEIKNISYSHSKQEKTDVLKDISIRAYEKEVIGIIGENGAGKTTLAKLCIGLLKEKSGSVLIKGEKRSYKKRAGSMYFVMQDSDFQLFGNTVEDELDIGKKGGGLSGTEKETVLSDFEILDLKERHPLALSRGQKQRLTIAAAFCNNCKILFLDEPTSGLDKHSMDLVSKSILTAANAGRLIFVISHDYEFLLSVCNRIIYLKSGMVYADFNLNNDTKKMLWELLSKKEEM
- a CDS encoding ABC transporter ATP-binding protein, yielding MYKELFAFLSKRGKIDVCISSLFFTLYGLSSVGMLLTVFSILFKIAAGTDVQGLYGAFATLIGLVVFKGLCNMIADLKKHGAGFDVVQQIRERMIVKLKLFSLGFYTNERLGELNTILHKDVDNMSMVVGHMWPRMFGDFLIALAVFIGLCFINLSAALVMAASIPLSLAYLFYTIKGAQKTEHNNNSALADMVSLFVEYVRGIPVLKSFSHNKSLDNELFEKTKKFGETSKAASRFKARQLSLFSFLIDAGYFILFIYSGLAALCGSMDVLSFMIIAVISKEFYKPFAAMETHYMYYVSAVDSYHRLGKILHAKVIADKTDGVTPAQNDIVFKDVEFSYEEDEFKMNGITFSVPEKTMTALVGESGSGKTTVTNLLLRFYDVQGGSITLGGTDIRDIPYDELLDRISIVMQNVQLFDNTIEENIRVGKKGATKEEIIEAAKKAKIHDFIMSLPKSYETDIGENGGLLSGGQRQRISIARAFLKDAPILILDEMTSNVDPVNESLIQDAITELAKNRTVIVIAHHLRTIQKADQILVFQKGNLIEKGKHDELLEKDAYYARLWKAQYGSGMCSR